Proteins found in one Sphingomonas sp. SORGH_AS_0879 genomic segment:
- a CDS encoding 2Fe-2S iron-sulfur cluster-binding protein gives MATIEVITRDGDRIEVEGAADVSVMEAIRDAGVDELLAMCGGCCSCATCHVYIEAGGEDLPPPGPDEDDLLDSSAYRTDRSRLACQLAIRDMGTSCRIRIAPED, from the coding sequence ATGGCAACGATCGAGGTCATTACCCGCGACGGCGACCGTATCGAGGTCGAGGGCGCTGCCGATGTCAGTGTCATGGAAGCGATCCGCGATGCGGGTGTCGATGAACTGCTGGCGATGTGCGGCGGATGCTGTTCCTGCGCGACCTGCCACGTCTATATCGAGGCGGGGGGCGAAGACCTGCCGCCGCCCGGTCCCGACGAGGACGATCTGCTCGACAGCAGCGCCTATCGTACCGACCGATCCCGTCTCGCTTGCCAACTCGCGATCCGCGATATGGGCACGAGTTGCCGGATACGTATTGCGCCCGAGGATTAA
- a CDS encoding SDR family NAD(P)-dependent oxidoreductase codes for MIRLDGKIALVTGAASGIGHEIARTFATLGAIVEASDLNEDGLKGAAADFGPDAALHRHDVGDETDWQRVMDDIRSRHGRLDVLVNCAGIMLSRNFVDAPVAWLHRQQRVNVDSVYIGMHAAIPLMKAGGGSIINIASVYGKVGGERYAAYSATKGAVRALSKAVAAELAASGVRVNCVLPGPVATNLGARWDPPTDAEGRPLSPEEALASWTRLIPLGRLGQATDIAPLVAYLASDLSAFVTGAEFVADGGYTAV; via the coding sequence ATGATCCGACTTGATGGCAAGATTGCACTGGTGACCGGGGCCGCATCCGGCATCGGCCATGAAATCGCCCGAACTTTCGCGACCTTGGGGGCGATCGTGGAGGCCAGTGACCTCAATGAGGACGGCTTGAAGGGCGCTGCGGCGGATTTCGGGCCGGACGCTGCGTTGCATCGACATGACGTCGGTGACGAAACGGACTGGCAACGCGTCATGGATGATATCCGATCGCGACACGGGCGGCTCGACGTGCTGGTGAACTGCGCGGGTATCATGCTGTCCCGCAACTTTGTCGATGCGCCTGTAGCCTGGCTTCATCGGCAACAGCGGGTCAATGTCGATAGCGTCTATATCGGTATGCACGCCGCGATACCGCTGATGAAGGCTGGCGGCGGTTCGATCATCAACATCGCCTCGGTCTACGGCAAAGTCGGCGGCGAGCGTTATGCCGCCTACTCCGCGACAAAGGGCGCGGTGCGGGCGCTCAGCAAGGCGGTGGCCGCCGAACTTGCGGCCTCAGGTGTACGGGTGAACTGCGTACTGCCGGGACCCGTCGCGACCAATTTGGGGGCGCGCTGGGACCCGCCGACTGATGCAGAGGGACGCCCGCTTAGCCCGGAAGAGGCCCTGGCATCGTGGACTCGTCTGATCCCGCTGGGGCGGCTAGGCCAAGCGACAGACATCGCGCCATTGGTCGCATATCTTGCCAGCGACCTTAGCGCATTCGTCACGGGAGCCGAGTTCGTCGCGGATGGCGGATATACGGCGGTGTGA
- a CDS encoding IS701 family transposase yields MVARDSWRQDLETWLAPFLAELTHPAQRRMCPTYIAGLIGPGDRKSIQPLAARTEDAGYDQLHHFIASGTWDAAPLERRLLAEADLLVGDAKGFLVIDDTALPKKGRASVGVAPQYASSQGKTANCQSLVSVTLASREVPVMVGLRLFLPENWTSDPARMKRARVPAGRQAAMSKPEIAIAEIDRVMAAGVRFGCVLADAGYGSGTAFRQALSERGLSWAVGLSSRQTVYAPDVELTFPQAQGGRPRKYHIPDRAPVSVADMLADEPWRKVAWRRGTKGRLTCLFAARRVRIAEGHRHRMADNRVQAMPGEEVWLVGERRSSGERKYYVSNLPPDTPLRQLAAAIKARWVCEQAHQQLKEELGLDHFEGRSWPGLHRHALMTMLAYAFLQSRRLKAAGRKKKSRRTAPATNPACHPAGDPRLAGTTTVNALPAL; encoded by the coding sequence ATGGTTGCGAGGGATAGCTGGCGGCAAGATCTGGAGACGTGGCTGGCGCCGTTTCTCGCCGAGCTGACGCACCCGGCGCAGCGGCGGATGTGTCCGACCTACATCGCCGGCCTGATCGGCCCGGGCGACCGCAAGAGCATCCAGCCGCTGGCGGCGCGAACGGAGGATGCCGGCTACGACCAGCTGCACCATTTCATCGCCAGCGGGACATGGGACGCAGCGCCGCTCGAGCGCCGGCTGCTGGCGGAGGCGGACCTGCTGGTCGGCGATGCGAAGGGCTTTCTCGTCATCGATGACACCGCGCTGCCGAAGAAGGGACGCGCCTCGGTCGGCGTGGCGCCGCAATATGCGTCGTCGCAGGGCAAGACCGCGAACTGCCAGTCGCTGGTGTCAGTGACGCTGGCATCGCGCGAGGTGCCGGTGATGGTGGGGCTGCGCCTGTTCCTGCCGGAGAACTGGACGAGCGATCCGGCACGTATGAAGCGTGCACGGGTGCCGGCCGGACGACAGGCCGCGATGAGCAAGCCCGAGATCGCCATCGCCGAGATCGACCGGGTGATGGCCGCGGGCGTTCGGTTCGGATGCGTGCTGGCCGATGCGGGATACGGCTCGGGAACGGCGTTCCGCCAGGCGCTGAGCGAGCGGGGATTGTCATGGGCGGTGGGCCTGTCATCCCGGCAGACCGTCTATGCACCCGATGTTGAACTGACCTTTCCGCAGGCTCAAGGCGGACGTCCGCGCAAATATCATATTCCTGACCGGGCGCCGGTATCGGTGGCCGACATGCTTGCCGACGAGCCGTGGCGCAAGGTCGCCTGGCGCCGCGGCACGAAGGGGCGGCTCACCTGCCTGTTCGCTGCCCGACGCGTCCGGATCGCCGAGGGCCATCGGCACCGCATGGCTGACAACCGTGTCCAGGCCATGCCCGGTGAGGAAGTCTGGCTGGTTGGCGAACGACGGTCGAGCGGCGAGCGCAAATACTACGTATCCAATCTCCCGCCCGATACGCCGCTGCGGCAGCTTGCCGCTGCCATCAAGGCGCGGTGGGTCTGCGAACAGGCCCACCAGCAGCTCAAGGAGGAACTGGGGCTCGACCATTTCGAAGGGCGATCATGGCCGGGGTTGCATCGACATGCCTTGATGACGATGCTCGCCTACGCCTTCCTGCAATCCCGCCGCCTCAAAGCTGCGGGACGGAAAAAAAAGAGTCGGAGGACCGCCCCCGCAACCAACCCTGCCTGCCATCCGGCAGGCGATCCTCGACTGGCTGGCACGACCACCGTCAATGCACTGCCCGCACTGTAA
- a CDS encoding acetyl-CoA C-acetyltransferase has product MADAYIVDAVRTAGGRRNGRLSGVHPADLAAYVLNALVDRNDLDPAAIDDVILGCVTQAGEQAFAFARNAVLASKLPDSVPAVTIDRQCGSSQQAVQFAAQAVMSGTQDVVIAAGTESMSRVPMFSNLSFHQREGIGIGPVSPSIAERFGVKEFSQFAGAEMIARKYGFDREVLDRFALESHRRAAAATEAGGFADEIVPVLVDGEPHVRDEGIRYDATLESIGAVKLLQEGGMISAANASQICDGASGVLVVSERALKAHNLTPIARIVDMTVTAGDPVIMLEEPLFATDKALKKSGLSIDEIDLYEVNEAFAPVPLAWLHHVGGDPAKLNVHGGAIALGHPLGASGTKLMATLIHALRARGKRYGLQTMCEGGGIANVTIVEAL; this is encoded by the coding sequence ATGGCCGATGCCTATATCGTAGACGCCGTTCGCACCGCCGGGGGCCGCCGCAACGGGCGTCTGTCCGGCGTCCATCCGGCGGACCTCGCCGCTTATGTCCTGAACGCGCTGGTCGACCGCAACGACCTGGACCCGGCGGCGATCGACGACGTCATCCTGGGCTGCGTCACCCAGGCGGGCGAGCAGGCCTTCGCCTTTGCCCGCAACGCCGTGCTCGCGTCGAAACTGCCCGACAGCGTGCCCGCCGTCACCATCGACCGGCAATGCGGATCGTCGCAGCAGGCGGTGCAATTCGCCGCGCAGGCGGTCATGTCGGGCACGCAGGACGTGGTGATCGCAGCGGGCACCGAGAGCATGAGCCGGGTGCCGATGTTCTCCAACCTCAGCTTCCACCAGCGCGAAGGCATCGGCATCGGTCCGGTCAGCCCCAGCATCGCCGAACGCTTCGGCGTCAAGGAATTCAGTCAGTTCGCCGGCGCCGAGATGATCGCGCGCAAATATGGCTTCGACCGCGAGGTGCTCGATCGTTTCGCGCTGGAGAGCCACCGCCGCGCCGCCGCCGCTACCGAGGCAGGGGGCTTTGCCGACGAGATCGTCCCGGTGCTGGTCGATGGCGAACCGCATGTCCGTGACGAGGGCATCCGCTATGACGCGACACTGGAGAGCATCGGTGCGGTGAAGCTGCTCCAGGAAGGCGGCATGATCTCGGCGGCCAACGCCAGTCAGATTTGCGACGGGGCGAGCGGCGTGCTGGTCGTGAGTGAGCGGGCTTTGAAGGCGCACAACCTCACCCCGATCGCGCGGATCGTCGACATGACGGTGACCGCGGGCGACCCGGTCATCATGCTGGAGGAGCCGCTGTTCGCGACCGACAAGGCGCTGAAGAAGAGCGGGCTGTCGATCGACGAGATCGACCTGTACGAGGTGAACGAGGCGTTCGCCCCCGTGCCGCTCGCCTGGCTCCACCATGTCGGCGGCGATCCGGCGAAGCTGAACGTCCATGGTGGCGCCATCGCCCTCGGCCATCCTTTGGGCGCGAGCGGCACCAAGCTGATGGCGACGCTGATCCACGCCCTGCGCGCACGCGGCAAGCGTTATGGCCTTCAGACCATGTGCGAGGGCGGCGGCATCGCCAACGTCACCATCGTGGAGGCGCTGTGA
- a CDS encoding IS5 family transposase, translated as MSDSLCGQEGMVMVEQRSLVEALMDPRLGSNAKLSGIERLIDWSRLEPLVSPLRPGRTGRPPYAPLAMVKALYLQALYDPSDPGLEEALLDRLSFRRFCGFALDGGTPDETTLCRFRAAAAAGDVLERCFAEINRQLDAQGLVLRRGTILDASVVKATRKPPRGDGIAPGDPHPQEPGADWTRKDGKPVFGYRFPIGMDEGSGLIRKLAFTSARVQDVERADALVCGDEGAVYADRAYEGQARRKALKAAGIKDRIMHRRHRYMPKLPRWQARRNHLIARRRAPVEAVFSAMKRLYGKARTRCLSIERNAADFLAFATIYNLRRAAILAAG; from the coding sequence TTGAGTGATTCACTGTGCGGGCAGGAGGGCATGGTGATGGTCGAGCAGCGATCGCTGGTGGAAGCGTTGATGGATCCGCGCTTGGGATCGAATGCGAAGCTGTCGGGGATCGAGCGGCTGATCGACTGGAGCCGGCTGGAGCCGCTGGTGTCGCCGCTGCGGCCGGGTCGGACGGGTCGACCGCCCTATGCGCCGCTGGCGATGGTCAAGGCGCTGTATCTGCAGGCGTTGTATGATCCGTCGGACCCCGGGCTGGAGGAGGCGCTGCTCGACCGGCTGTCGTTCCGGCGGTTCTGCGGCTTTGCGCTGGATGGCGGCACGCCGGACGAGACGACTCTGTGCCGGTTTCGCGCGGCGGCGGCGGCGGGGGACGTGCTGGAGCGCTGCTTTGCCGAGATCAACCGGCAGCTGGATGCGCAGGGGCTGGTGCTGCGGCGGGGGACGATCCTTGATGCCTCGGTGGTCAAGGCGACCCGCAAGCCCCCGCGCGGGGACGGGATCGCGCCGGGTGATCCGCACCCCCAGGAGCCGGGTGCCGACTGGACGCGCAAGGACGGCAAGCCGGTGTTCGGCTACCGCTTCCCTATCGGCATGGACGAGGGCTCGGGCCTGATCCGCAAGCTGGCCTTCACCTCGGCCAGGGTCCAGGATGTCGAACGGGCCGACGCGCTGGTCTGCGGCGACGAAGGCGCGGTCTATGCCGACCGGGCCTATGAGGGCCAGGCGCGTCGCAAGGCCCTGAAGGCGGCCGGGATCAAGGATCGCATCATGCATCGCCGGCACCGCTACATGCCAAAGCTGCCGCGCTGGCAGGCCCGGCGCAACCACCTCATCGCCAGACGGCGCGCCCCTGTCGAGGCGGTCTTCAGCGCCATGAAGCGCCTCTACGGCAAGGCGCGCACCAGATGCCTGTCGATCGAGCGGAACGCCGCAGACTTCCTCGCCTTTGCCACCATCTACAATCTCAGACGCGCCGCCATCCTTGCCGCTGGCTGA
- a CDS encoding nitronate monooxygenase family protein, which translates to MALATRVTHMLGIAHPIVQGGMMWVGRAELASAVSNAGGLGMLTALTQPTPDDLRREIERCRTLTDKPFGVNLTILPSVTPPPYAEYRRAIIDSGVRIVETAGHRPQEHVEDFKAHGITVIHKCTAVRHALSAERMGVDIISIDGFECAGHPGEDDIPGLVLIPAAADQVKIPMLASGGFADGRGLVAALALGAEGINMGTRFCATVEAPIHDAVKQLIVANDERATNLIFRRFHNTGRVAKTSVSDQVVEISARPDAVFEDIRPLVSGAKGRAALETGDLDAGLVWAGQVQGLIHDVPTCRQLIERIVGDAQNLIAARLSGFISQGTA; encoded by the coding sequence ATGGCGCTCGCGACGCGTGTCACCCACATGCTGGGCATCGCGCATCCCATCGTCCAGGGCGGCATGATGTGGGTCGGCCGCGCCGAGCTGGCCTCAGCGGTGTCCAATGCTGGCGGACTGGGGATGCTGACCGCACTGACCCAGCCGACGCCCGACGACCTGCGCCGCGAGATCGAACGGTGCCGGACCCTGACCGACAAGCCGTTCGGGGTGAACCTGACCATCCTGCCCTCGGTCACGCCGCCGCCCTATGCCGAGTACCGCCGCGCGATCATCGACAGCGGCGTGCGGATTGTCGAGACGGCGGGCCACAGGCCCCAGGAGCATGTCGAGGACTTCAAGGCGCACGGCATTACCGTCATCCACAAATGCACTGCGGTCCGCCACGCGCTGTCGGCCGAGCGGATGGGCGTCGACATCATCTCGATCGACGGGTTCGAATGTGCGGGGCATCCGGGCGAGGACGATATTCCGGGCCTGGTCCTGATCCCCGCCGCCGCCGACCAGGTGAAAATCCCGATGCTGGCGAGCGGCGGTTTCGCGGATGGCCGGGGCTTGGTGGCCGCGCTGGCGCTGGGCGCGGAGGGTATCAACATGGGCACCCGCTTCTGCGCGACGGTCGAGGCCCCGATCCATGACGCGGTCAAGCAGCTGATCGTCGCCAACGACGAACGCGCGACCAACCTGATTTTCCGCCGCTTCCACAATACCGGACGGGTGGCCAAGACCAGCGTGTCGGATCAGGTCGTGGAAATCTCCGCGCGGCCCGACGCCGTATTCGAGGATATCCGGCCGCTGGTGTCCGGCGCCAAGGGACGGGCCGCCCTGGAAACCGGCGATCTGGACGCGGGGCTGGTCTGGGCCGGGCAGGTGCAGGGGCTGATCCATGACGTGCCGACCTGTCGCCAACTGATCGAGAGGATCGTCGGCGATGCGCAAAATCTGATCGCGGCGCGCCTGTCGGGCTTCATCTCGCAGGGAACGGCGTAA
- a CDS encoding GFA family protein, with the protein MVAICHCRHCQRQSGSAFSVVGIVSNDDYNQQGETKVFRDIGDTGLSVNRHFCGRCGSPIVSVADAFPGVTIVKAGTLDEPDQWVPTQEAYCANALPWLGEPSTRQCFDRANVGDQI; encoded by the coding sequence ATGGTCGCGATCTGCCACTGCCGTCACTGCCAGCGTCAGTCGGGCAGCGCCTTCTCAGTTGTCGGGATCGTATCCAACGATGATTATAATCAGCAGGGCGAGACAAAGGTCTTTCGCGACATTGGCGATACAGGCCTTTCGGTGAACCGACATTTCTGCGGGCGCTGTGGGTCGCCGATCGTGTCGGTGGCCGACGCCTTTCCCGGCGTCACGATCGTCAAGGCCGGGACGCTTGACGAGCCCGATCAATGGGTCCCGACCCAGGAGGCCTATTGCGCCAACGCACTGCCGTGGCTGGGCGAGCCCTCGACCCGACAATGTTTCGACCGAGCGAATGTGGGAGATCAGATATGA
- a CDS encoding PLP-dependent aminotransferase family protein, with amino-acid sequence MKADPSGAEGNKVQRIVQAVRDAMADGGLTPGQRLPSIRGMAAEHGVSRDTVQRAYDKLVAGGNIHPRRGAGFYVAVTTTPPTRNKTLRTVDLDAFQLIHSDLPPDHVPGSGLLHHDDASVDELARVLKGAATLGKRLGRYGDPAGYPPLREELQNKLRMEGVDAPIDSIMTVPGCIAGLTLFIRSFVRYRTPVLIEDPSSFAHEAALLAQGAEIYRIPREADGPNLEVLRLMCERHRPKMFLLSSLLQNPTGTSISLHKARKLLEIAAEFDMALVDDASYADLAPATDGRPAVPLILLDQLEHVIHIGGCSQILAPEIGVGYIVAGERFMPLLRVFRPVQGLGNMLIPERVLYRFLHDGLYRRRCERIRSQLLRRGVTLRHLLASTPVKPAQPTATGGTFLWANLGEGNDSRHVAKQMLAKGYLTAPGSHFLMPKMGRPFMRFNVTTTTPAAIDALVACLTNL; translated from the coding sequence ATGAAAGCTGACCCGTCAGGGGCCGAGGGCAACAAGGTACAGCGCATCGTCCAGGCGGTCAGAGACGCAATGGCTGATGGCGGCCTCACACCTGGCCAGCGCTTGCCCTCGATACGGGGCATGGCCGCCGAGCATGGTGTCAGCCGCGACACCGTACAGCGCGCGTATGACAAGCTGGTGGCCGGTGGAAACATCCATCCGCGGCGCGGGGCTGGCTTTTACGTCGCCGTCACGACGACGCCACCCACTCGCAACAAAACGCTGCGGACTGTCGACCTCGACGCCTTCCAGCTGATCCATTCTGATCTGCCGCCCGATCATGTCCCGGGAAGCGGATTGCTGCATCACGATGATGCCTCGGTCGACGAGCTTGCCCGTGTGCTCAAGGGGGCAGCGACCTTAGGCAAGCGGCTGGGCCGATATGGCGACCCGGCGGGCTATCCGCCGCTCCGCGAGGAGTTGCAGAATAAGCTGCGGATGGAGGGCGTCGATGCTCCGATCGATTCGATCATGACGGTTCCGGGCTGCATCGCCGGCTTGACCTTGTTCATCCGCTCGTTCGTGCGGTACCGGACGCCGGTCCTCATCGAGGATCCGTCGTCCTTCGCGCATGAGGCGGCATTGCTGGCGCAAGGGGCGGAAATCTACCGTATCCCGCGTGAGGCGGACGGTCCGAACCTGGAAGTGCTGCGCCTGATGTGCGAGCGCCACCGCCCTAAAATGTTTCTGCTGTCATCGCTGCTTCAGAATCCGACGGGCACCAGCATCTCGTTGCACAAGGCACGAAAGCTGCTCGAGATTGCGGCTGAGTTCGATATGGCGCTGGTCGACGACGCCAGTTACGCCGATTTGGCGCCAGCGACCGATGGTCGCCCTGCGGTGCCCCTGATCCTGCTGGATCAGTTGGAGCATGTGATCCACATCGGCGGCTGCTCCCAAATCCTCGCGCCGGAGATAGGCGTTGGCTATATCGTTGCGGGTGAACGCTTCATGCCGTTGTTGCGCGTCTTCCGGCCCGTCCAAGGCCTTGGAAACATGCTGATCCCCGAGCGTGTTCTCTATCGTTTCCTTCACGACGGACTTTATCGCCGACGTTGCGAACGGATACGATCCCAGCTGTTGCGCCGTGGCGTCACGCTGCGCCATTTGCTGGCATCAACGCCGGTCAAGCCAGCACAGCCGACGGCGACCGGCGGCACTTTCCTGTGGGCTAATCTCGGCGAAGGCAATGATTCACGCCATGTCGCCAAACAGATGCTGGCCAAGGGCTATCTAACTGCGCCAGGGTCTCATTTCCTGATGCCAAAGATGGGCCGACCGTTCATGCGTTTCAACGTTACGACCACCACGCCCGCCGCGATCGACGCACTAGTCGCCTGCCTAACGAACCTATAG
- a CDS encoding DUF6538 domain-containing protein: MGRRQVRRSLKTRDPAEAKRLFVLAHAELEQEMAAAEARIAAQKVADEISPERAKIIVDDFIRDRHSSGRWSRWPTLGLVWWLEDTARRVFNTDFPLAGLPMDDSPEALAAKRGEPVPGDCWLDVVRMYPPAEWLKASGMVLADVFEDQDPPIKRIPANELLIMQAWNARVLEDNDRLRADVAAPRRIAVKPRLRPDLRFRELLQLWNKENAPRPQSYVEVERATEDLIDYLGDIPVESFTSDMLMDYRDEAKNLPATMPRADRALPFNERLARHAHSGTPRVSPPTLKKRIGSIQALLSFAHQQRWISQNVGTGVKITGFSRVARGRRSFMPGELAQLFASDLFLRPERLLDRRTDVSDVTLYWLFLLGLTSGARLEEVGQARVQDVKADGGILYIDIDDLMDAEADPNLPEKSVKTSGSRRIIPIHEHVLTVSGSSPQHLRQADQGGQPPAQPLHQCRRQYGCAAGLPLAAPPLQGRGARRRCAGARARSAVRPCPRDGWRSLR; this comes from the coding sequence ATGGGCCGGCGTCAGGTCCGGCGCTCGCTCAAGACGCGCGATCCGGCCGAGGCCAAGCGGCTCTTCGTCCTGGCCCATGCCGAGCTCGAACAGGAGATGGCCGCCGCCGAAGCGCGGATCGCCGCGCAGAAGGTCGCCGACGAAATCTCGCCCGAGCGGGCCAAGATCATCGTCGACGACTTCATCCGCGACCGGCATTCGTCGGGTCGATGGTCACGCTGGCCCACGCTGGGCCTCGTCTGGTGGCTGGAGGACACCGCGCGCCGTGTCTTCAACACCGACTTTCCCCTCGCCGGGCTACCGATGGACGACAGTCCGGAAGCACTGGCTGCGAAGCGTGGCGAGCCTGTGCCCGGCGACTGCTGGCTCGACGTGGTCCGTATGTACCCGCCGGCGGAATGGCTGAAAGCCAGCGGCATGGTTCTGGCCGACGTGTTCGAGGACCAGGACCCGCCGATTAAGCGGATCCCGGCCAACGAACTCCTTATCATGCAGGCGTGGAACGCCCGCGTCCTGGAGGATAATGACCGCCTTCGCGCCGACGTCGCTGCACCCCGCCGCATCGCCGTCAAGCCGCGATTGCGACCGGACCTCCGCTTCCGCGAGTTGCTGCAGCTGTGGAACAAGGAGAACGCGCCGAGGCCGCAGTCCTATGTCGAGGTGGAGCGCGCGACCGAGGATCTGATCGACTATCTCGGTGACATCCCGGTCGAATCCTTCACCTCCGATATGCTGATGGACTATCGCGACGAGGCAAAGAATCTGCCCGCGACCATGCCGCGCGCGGACCGCGCCCTGCCCTTCAACGAGCGCCTGGCGCGCCATGCGCATAGCGGCACGCCGCGCGTCAGTCCGCCGACGCTGAAGAAACGGATCGGATCGATCCAGGCGCTGCTCAGCTTCGCGCATCAGCAGCGCTGGATTTCCCAGAACGTCGGTACCGGGGTCAAGATCACCGGCTTCAGCCGTGTGGCGCGCGGTCGGCGCAGCTTCATGCCCGGCGAACTGGCGCAGCTGTTCGCCTCCGATCTGTTCCTGCGGCCGGAGCGCCTGCTCGACCGCCGCACCGACGTCAGCGACGTGACGCTCTACTGGCTGTTCCTGCTCGGCCTCACCTCCGGTGCCCGGCTCGAGGAAGTCGGACAGGCGCGCGTCCAGGACGTGAAGGCCGATGGCGGGATCCTCTACATCGACATCGACGACCTGATGGATGCCGAGGCCGATCCGAACCTGCCCGAGAAAAGCGTGAAGACCTCGGGCTCGCGGCGGATCATCCCGATCCACGAGCATGTCCTGACTGTTTCCGGATCTTCGCCCCAGCACCTTCGGCAAGCTGACCAAGGAGGCCAGCCGCCGGCTCAACCGCTACATCAATGCCGTCGTCAGTACGGATGCGCGGCTGGTCTTCCACTCGCTGCGCCACCGCTTCAAGGACGAGGGGCGCGGCGCCGATGTGCAGGAGCGCGTGCTCGATCAGCTGTGCGGCCATGTCCCCGCGACGGTTGGCGGTCGCTACGGTGA
- a CDS encoding CaiB/BaiF CoA-transferase family protein, whose amino-acid sequence MVGAISSDAAGGALAGLRVVEFVGIGPGPHCAMLLADHGADVLRIDRPGGNGWPNPVMDRGRATITFDLTTSEGQAEASAIVDLADVVIEGFRPGVMERLNLGPSALMERNPRLVYGRMTGWGQDGPLARTAGHDITYLALTGALAAIGRPGEPAVPPLNLVGDFGGGSMFLLFGIMLALLERERSGQGQVVDAAILDGVASMLSMFSGAQPASLLSLDRKENVLGGVAPYYRCYLCADGREIAIGAIEPQFWRIVCNRLDAPAFVSQERLAWAQTTAWLEATFASRPAAHWAALFEGSDACVVPVLTLAEAQNHPHNRHRDLYAVEDGMLQPAPAPRLDRTPGGIGAAKDVAAILAGWRTIPCPSRTGDAAS is encoded by the coding sequence ATGGTGGGCGCGATCTCATCTGACGCGGCCGGCGGGGCGCTGGCTGGACTGCGGGTCGTCGAGTTCGTCGGCATCGGCCCCGGTCCGCATTGCGCCATGCTGTTGGCCGATCACGGCGCGGATGTCCTGCGGATCGACCGGCCCGGCGGGAATGGGTGGCCCAACCCCGTCATGGATCGTGGCCGGGCGACCATCACGTTCGATCTCACGACGTCGGAAGGACAGGCCGAGGCGTCGGCGATCGTCGATCTGGCCGACGTCGTGATCGAAGGATTTCGCCCCGGCGTAATGGAGCGTCTGAACCTCGGGCCTTCGGCGTTGATGGAGCGTAATCCGCGGCTGGTATATGGTCGGATGACGGGCTGGGGGCAGGACGGCCCGCTGGCCCGGACGGCAGGGCATGACATCACCTATCTGGCGTTGACCGGTGCGCTGGCCGCTATCGGACGCCCGGGAGAACCGGCGGTGCCGCCCCTCAATCTGGTCGGCGATTTCGGCGGCGGGTCGATGTTCCTGCTATTCGGCATCATGCTGGCGTTGCTGGAACGCGAGCGATCGGGGCAAGGGCAGGTCGTGGATGCGGCCATCCTCGATGGGGTTGCGTCGATGCTCTCGATGTTCAGTGGCGCACAACCCGCCAGCCTGCTTTCGTTGGACAGGAAAGAGAATGTCCTAGGCGGCGTCGCCCCCTATTATCGATGCTATCTTTGTGCGGATGGCCGCGAAATTGCGATCGGCGCGATCGAACCGCAATTCTGGCGGATCGTCTGCAACCGCCTCGATGCGCCAGCCTTCGTGTCGCAGGAGCGTTTGGCCTGGGCGCAGACGACGGCGTGGCTGGAAGCGACATTCGCCAGCCGTCCCGCAGCGCATTGGGCGGCGCTGTTCGAGGGCAGCGATGCCTGTGTCGTTCCCGTACTGACGCTGGCTGAAGCGCAGAACCATCCGCATAACCGGCATCGCGACCTCTACGCCGTCGAGGACGGTATGCTGCAACCCGCGCCCGCCCCGCGGCTCGATCGGACGCCCGGGGGGATCGGTGCGGCGAAGGATGTCGCGGCGATTCTTGCCGGGTGGCGAACTATTCCTTGTCCTTCTCGCACAGGAGATGCCGCGTCATGA